A stretch of DNA from Plasmodium berghei ANKA genome assembly, chromosome: 11:
GGAAATATCATTACGTAATACACTATCATATACATTTGGGCTTggatcattattatttttatgtgttGCATTTCCAACTGTGTAATATTGCAAGAAATGACTACTTCCTTGAGAGCATATATTAGAtgtattatacatattatttgatttactatttaatatattattattgtgatcatttatttttgttttatttttaaaaactaTACAAGTTTTGATAATTCCAGATATATCCATTGCTCCATCggcaatattttttagtttGGTTAATTTGCCGCCCCTTAAACCAAAATCGCTAGTAATTAAAATAGTTGATCCTGAACTGACTATCCTTTCTGATAAACTCCTAGTAGAATATCCAGCAAAAACAACATTATGTATAGCACCTATTCTAACGCACGCTAACATAGAATATATCAATTCTGGTATCATTGGCAAATAAATGGTTACACAATCTTGTTTTTTAACTccatacatttttaataaattagcAATTTTACAAActttttctaataatttttgataacttatttttttagaatcATTTGGTGTATCCTTTTCCCATATAATGGCAGTCTTATTAGGATGTTTTTCAACCCATTTATCAACACAATTATCACAGGCATTTATTTTCCCATTAATAAACCAGCTAACATTTcctttattaaaattgcCAATATACGTCTTagtaaataatttagaccaccttaaattattttttgccATATCACCCCAAAACAACTCAGGGTTTTTTATACTCTCttcatacatttttttatattcttttatatctttaatTTGGTTGTTACCAccaaatttattttgatcGACCTCATATGCTTCATTTACTGGAAATGACTTTCTATtaaggaaaatattttcatctatatcaatattatcaatttttGATGAATCCATCTTTGAAGCAATTCCATTGTGTTCCGCGTTATTCATTATGTACTATGGACTTTACCCAATTTTTtctcgttttttttttttaatttatttttattactttttataattaatatgtataagCTATATAATCTCAACaattttatgttatttCATAATTACAATAAAACATAGCACgtacatattataaatatacatatatatacactcTTTAAGCATGctgcttatttttttttattttccctttaaattaaaaacataatatatatattattttaaaagaaaataaatattttttaaagtaacaggaataaattaataagtATTATATAGTATATTTGTCATTATATGACAAAATTGCTGTAAACTTGATACATAcctaatatattaaattttgtatatatattacgCAAATAAGTTAATATAAGATACATTAATTATACagatatttattatataattatatttacagtattatatatgacCATTATTACTCgtgttatataaataagccttattatttaataccAATCGAAACTAAGCATTCAAAGGGCAAAagtatgcatatatatgaatattggTGATTTTCtgaaattaatttttaaagaatTTTATAGCAGTGGCATGAAATAATTAGTTAAatatgtgaaaaaaatagttaaacattcttacatatttttaagtatatattaataatagtatatttaaattaaaatattcatattgctttatttgtatatttttttaagcgtaaaattttaaacgcatatttatatatgattttatattataggGGATTACtaataatagtattaatcattctttttgtttttttttcttaattacttcatacacatataatttcaccatatatataaaaaaaacttaaaaTGCTGacattaaattatatttattaattggCATTTATAATCAAAACCATTTTATTGTTCagtgaatatttttttcgctttttctttttaatcATTTATGGTGTTGTGttaagagaaaaaatatatgcttTATCTATgctatataaaaaaataataatataattgaaataaaaaaaagagaaaagaGAAAGATACAACAATATGcttatattacatatatatgtatttgcTCGAATACTGTTTATAATTACAGCAAAATATTTACCCTTAATATAGCTGCGtgtatttgtttattttatattacttTAATAActaagtatatatatcttttttaaaCTTATATAAGCCCAACTAATataacataattttattttatttttttgttattgcATATTATAACATTCATTTACAGGAATTAATAGGTTTCTTATAAATgtgtaaataatatttaataatatctacatattttttatttggtaAGGTAATTAAATTGTAATTTAATAAGTTGCAATTATGTgcaatttaaattttatgcaTACTTAAGATATTCGATTTCCATAATCCTTAGTTagtcatatatatgtaaccgtgtaaatatatatatgaataataaaataaacatcCATGCACACATagtatgaaaaattattgtaatgcataatattttccaaGTTAATTTCACAAATAAGCATAATTTATGATATCCTCACTAGTACAATTAAATTTCTTCCCCTTCACATATGAAATTACATATCatgatttttttgtgattataaaagtaaattgatgttgaaatatattaattctAATAATGGAAGAAAATGTAAATGAGATTAACAAAAAgctaaaaattaataacaataaagTTGTAAACTACTACGTAAATAATGCTtctctaaaaaaaaaaaaacagcaTTCTGTGAATTTTACACATTCTAATAAACTCAATAATAGCACAAAAAAAGGGAATAATAGTTATGATGTAAATATTACTTCAAAAAATTGTCACACACCTAATTTAATGAAAGGTTCATTAAATTATGGGGAGTATAATGCAaattctaaaaataataatataggaAGCATAACAACAAATAATCACccttttataaaaaatggcaTAATTTTAGATGCTGATTGGGAAGATAAAGAACTGAAAAAggtattaataaatttcgAATCAAACTAtgtcatatatatatgtataattttcattattatgatacatttttttatttctctTCCTATTATAGAAATTCGATTTATATGAgcatcaaaaaatatttctcaaaaacaatataaagGATAGGGTGGAAGCTTATAACAGTAATAAGAAATTAAATAACATTGGTCTATCTTCAAATGAATACACAAATTATAATGTTGtatcagaaaaaaatagttatgATCAtgctaaaaaaattaatgaacTATGGAATATATATGTCAATGAGTTACTTGAACTAACAAACAATAATGAATTATCTCTCGAAACAATCAATGAAATGGAGTTGAACGGGGCATATGTAGAAATTCATAAATCACGATGCTCATCATATATTGGCATTAAAGGAATAATACTTCTGGAAACTCAAAatgtaattatataaaatatgtaaaaaaattgcatgaaaatataaaatgtaataaaaagaaatatatgttgtgtattattaaatattccttcaatttttattgtttaattgtagaatatttttgtacaatgctatatgcatatttatatacacatatattcgaataaatatttctattGTTTAGGgctttaaaataataacaccCAATAGCAAAGTACTAATactattaaaaaacaaaactgtttttataattaaaataaaggataaacaatattatttgcatGGTGTGCAATTAATGCGAGATCCTGCATTAAAATCGTCGAAGAAATACAAAATGCTACAGAACAGagttatttgaaaaataattgaatTGGAAAAgtttactattattaataatattagtaGTAATAACAGGTTGTGAATAATAACAGCAATTATTCAGTtcacatattattttaattatatcatttcCTTATTAAGTATACACATTTGTTTATGCCcatccatatatatatatatataatatattctatATGTATCATTTGCAATGTTTCATTGATTCTTTACATGTTTATTCCCAATTTTTATGTggttataattttcaataatGTTGCAATGCTTTACAATTTTCCAAATTTGAATGTGAAACTATATGCGTGTACATATTAATTTGCACTTTGTTATACTTTTTAAGTATATTATACAgagaaaatttaaatgcaTTTTAGAATCCTTATTTATTAAAgaaattaattttacatttataaatataaacattttacaatttttgttttaatatatttttcaaactccgaattttataacataaattatatgcaatattttataaagcATGAGGCatattgatttattttttgtaaattttattataccatttgttttataaaaactctttaattttaatatacatttaaaataaaattaaaaatatgatttatttttcaatcTAAAagaactatttttttaaaacaatacccaaaatttgaatatatcattttaaCCGCAATCAATTAATAACATCAAccatatatgtttata
This window harbors:
- a CDS encoding ribonuclease P protein subunit p29, putative, with product MEENVNEINKKLKINNNKVVNYYVNNASLKKKKQHSVNFTHSNKLNNSTKKGNNSYDVNITSKNCHTPNLMKGSLNYGEYNANSKNNNIGSITTNNHPFIKNGIILDADWEDKELKKKFDLYEHQKIFLKNNIKDRVEAYNSNKKLNNIGLSSNEYTNYNVVSEKNSYDHAKKINELWNIYVNELLELTNNNELSLETINEMELNGAYVEIHKSRCSSYIGIKGIILLETQNGFKIITPNSKVLILLKNKTVFIIKIKDKQYYLHGVQLMRDPALKSSKKYKMLQNRVI